tttacttcttttgctaacaagtgtcatgggaaccatttcacttcacttcttttattgacaagtgtcatgaggaccactttcaatgattagttctcttaatttccttaaatttcgctaaaaacaaaactggcctattaaaaaagaacggagggagtatttagtATCAATATATGAAGTTTTTACTGTAATTGCATCATTTTCGTTCGAGTAGTTTTGAGCGTAATTAAATTGTAGATAAGAATTTTGAAAACTACTACTCATTTCTATAGTGGTTTTTAGGATTAGCTATCTTAAAAGATTTAATTACAATAAGTtggtgggtagcctagcaacaagctgggcaccaacaaaTAATTTCTATAGTGTTTTTAGGATACAAAATGGTCATACTCTTTCTATTTCGGTTACAAATTCATCATACTTTTGCTAATCACCTACAAAATGGTCATGGTTTGGGCGACAtaactgtttttcaaaaaaacggTGTTAAATGTCCCCAAAATGCCCTCTATCCTAACTCAACATAGTTAACTAGAGTTAACATGTCGATGACGTGTCTGGAAGCTGGATGATGTGGCAGAAGGGTGACGTGGCAGAAAAATGGTGGACAGAAAATCAGACCGTTCCCAAGGTCTGATTTCACTTTTCTTTATATACCCTGCACACCTGCACACATTCATACCCATCTTTCAATTCAAACAACCAAAAGGTATAACATGTTCAAACAAGAACAAATGGGTGGAGGCAAGAGTGAAATGTGCAACaattcaaatgatgcaagcaGCAGCAGTCCAGTTGATAGATCAAGCAGCATCAATAGCATTTGTTGTTTATGTGAGATTGGAGAGTGCATGATCCTATTGACTGTCCATGAATATATTCAAGGTGTAAGAATGTACCTTGCAATGGAGTAAGAAAGTTATAGAAAGATGAAAGTGAAAATCATGTTGGTGAGAAGTTCTTGAGATGCTTAATCTGCTCATACTTCGAGTGGTTTGCAGATgccacaaaccaaaaaaaaagcaATGAAAGTTCAACTTCCAACTCCACATTTCTGCTTTGCTTGTGGTGACAATAGCCATATGCACAACAATTGTCCATGGAAGAACCAACCCTGCAAGAAGAAGAAATGTAAGGGAACTGTGATGCTTTTCTTCTGCCAAAATGTACACAGTTATAACATTGCTTACCTCAAATGCTCCAACTGTCTTGATTTTCAATGGTTGTCTGATGTTGTCTTCAAAGCAGCAAAATCCAATGTAAAACAGACATCTCTGAAAATGAAAGAATTATGCAAGCAAATAGAAGATCTACAAATGTAATGAGATACAATtacaataaaaagaaaatttcatGAATCTGACACCATCAAAATAACATAACATAGCATATTAACATTAAGATCATAATAAAAGTTAGTTCACCATCCAAAAGATAACTAACCAACTGCTGCAAACAGATGCAGTACCAAAAGtagtcttataaaaaaaaaaaacatagtctGGAACATACAACATTACTTATTGAGTAGCAGTAACAATACCCTTCTTTCCTTTAGGTTTTAGAACAGTGAAAGTCTGAGAAAGTGTTTGAGTCAGACCACCAACACTTGCAATGCTCTGTGACAGTGTTTGATGCATCTGCAGTCCTCTGCCAGAccttcctctaccacctcttgaACCTCTACCTCCTCTGGATCCTCTACCACCTGTTGTGTTTGATGATGATGCAGCACCAGCATGTGTAGGTTGAGAAGATGATGCAGCAGAAGCATGTGTAGGTTGAGTAGATAATGCAGCAGCAGCATATGAATATGAAGCAGCTCCTCTCCCTCTTGTTCCTCTTGTAGCTCTATTGCCTCTCCTACTGGTACTAAGTTCAGCTGTATCTGGATAAGAAGTAGAGTGAGATCCTCCTTGAACCATGGTTCTATGCCTCTTTCCTTTTGGATTAGATCCAACAGGTGCATCAGCACATGTTCTCCTGTTGTGCCCAATTGTCTTGCATCTTGTGCAACTTCTAACCTTCTTCTATGTGTGACCCTCATCATAAGCTCTCTCTCTCTTCTTACATGGTCTTCCTGATTTTATGATGTCAATAGGAGGTCTCATTTTGAAACTGTCTTCTGGCTGCACAATGAAACAAGAGAGAAATAaataagagaaaagaaaagaaagagataagATAAAGGGAAGAGAAGGAAACCCTAATTAATAAAGAAATATTTTCCATAAAGTGAAAGATTCCAAAGTGAaagatttcaaaaacaaaaatgtaAATTACATATAAGGACATGTACAATAAGGGTAAAGTTGTTAATTACCTCATCCCATTCTTCTCTGCCTAGCAATAAACCCATCTCAGGAGCATAAGTAGCTCTCAGAGTATCAACCAGATAGTAACTGTTGCAATAACTGCCACCAAAAAACACACAAACATGGTATCAACATCCACAAATTGCTCAGTATTACCAGTGTCATCATCAAATTCAGTTAGTCTTTGAGCAGCTTCTACATGTGCCCCCCAAACTTTCTTGTACCGATTGAACCATACTGTTTCATTACCATCATCCTCTGCAAGCACTTGAACTGATAAAGTcctttcatcatcttcagaatcaGAGCCACTAGAAGTATCATCACTATCAGCATCAGATGGTACATCAACTATTGGTGCTTTTCCTTTAGGGTCATACTCCTCAGTAACACCACAATTATTATCATTTGATGCTTCATCTacaacaaaataaagataagTTAAAATGCAGATAAAGAGATGCAGACAATCAACCCAGTGAGATAGAAACATTACATGCGtttcccttttttttatatagttGTGGATGTAGGAAATCAAAAGAGTCCATTCCACCAAAGTAGTTGTTCACAAAATCAGTATACACTTCAATACCCAACTCTGCATCATCGTCCACTGGACTTCTACAATCATAAATGAGATGACAGTCATCTGGTTCATTATTTCTGAgttgtatgttttcatactccaaCAGTAACTGTCTTGCTTTATCTGATATTTCAGCATCCACAACCTCATCATCATCCACATTAACAAATAACTTCTTACCACTGGCACTACCCAAACTTCCTTTTACTGTATCAATGTACTTCTTCAACAGTCTAGGACTTCTCCTTAATAACTCATGAGATTTACTATACAAGATCCTCTTCTTAGGTGTTAAAAGACTAGCCGGGTCAAGAGTCACTACTGCTGCACCTCTTTCAATGTGTAACCTTGATGTACTGATGTACTCTTCACTTTCTCATGTGTTGATAGAGACTCTTTGAAACTGACAAACAAGAACTGGAAAGGAATTCATCACTAAGAGGAACCCTCCTATTTGTAACATTCATGTACAGATGAATATACCCATCAACTTCAACTACTCCTTCATCCCACATTTCAAAAAATTCATCATCATTACCAATATAGAATAGGTCTGTCTCACTGAACCAAGTCAAATTCACCTTCTTAATAGGTGGTAACTGGTATGCAACATGAACAACATCACTAAAACCAGTCAATCCACCAGAATTTACACTTACATTATCAAAGAATCTAACCTTATTTGTATCAGTTTCTTCAACCCTAAAACTTCTTACTGGGTTCTTCACATATTTCCTCCACAGAGACATAACAAAATTCAATACACAAATAAAAAACAGATGAAATACCCAATTgattgtaattagggtttatgaaaaaggcaatgaaaatacccaattttcactttttagggtttatgaaatAAATCCCCAAAATCGAAAAATTAGGGTCTCTGAAGTCTAATATgaaattgattgaaaaattagggtttctgaaaataccCAGTTTTGATTACCAACCTCATGATGTTCGCGTACATTGTGACGATATCTTTTAAGAAAACCACCAGATGGAACAACCAGTCACCTTCTTTGCTTGAAAATCTTCAGAAAATATCACTACTTATGGATCAAAATCATACACACGAATTATAGGCGGTTATTAGGGTATGTTTGCGATGAAAACCACTCGAAATCTTTCTCCGTCTCTCAAGTATCAGAGAATTGCCATTTTTGCAGAGAGAGTTTAGAGAGAGataaggaggagaagaagatcgAGTCGAaaaatgaaaaccctaagttttcttATTTGACCAATTCTATCCATCTGTATAACCTCAGGTGGCGCACGGGTTATTCTCTAGATCGATACTAATCCGATCTACGATATCCGATGAACTATGGTCCAGTTAGGGACATTAGGATAATTGGCCACCTGATTTGAACTCTGACCCGGTGGGTCCCATCACATTAACACCCCTTTTAATGGAAATGTGACTCTTTTGTTAATGGATTGTAACACTAGGACTATTTTGCAAATCGGATGCTAATTCTATGACTGTTTTATacattttcctaatttttatttaaaaaataatttgACATTTTTTGTCTCGGTTTTATGCATTTATCAAGGTTAGATTTGTTACGCGGGATCGAGTCTTTAAGTTGAGACCACGACATGCTTGTTTGCTTTTACCTCGCGATCTATATCAGCGTTGACTTCTGACTCGACATAAATCAGATattagattatttattttttcctaattCTTATTGGATTTGACTAGTTACTTGACTGAAATCTAATTTCTGACACGGACCTCTTAAACCAGAGAATAAAATGCTCCTCGTTTATGAGACCAAGCTATTAACTCGCACACTTTTAAGTTAGGTCTAACACTCTAACTCAAAAAACATATTGATCTAGATCCCGATGGGTCGGGTAATTTTAGtcaagtccaaaaaaaaatatatttcatgtTACTAAACGACCACGTTTTGTATAAGGGGATTCTCAAAACTGAGTGACTATGATGAGCGTGTTCGTTCATTAACTTCCTTGCGTTTAAGATCTCAGCTTTTAAACTTGGTGAGCTTAGATGTTTTACACTCGACTCGAGAGAAGAGAACAGAACCAGTGGCATGGTGAGATAGGTTTTCCAACATCAAAGATCAAAGTTTAATCTCAGGATTCAAATACAGATTTTAATTTTGTGGTGTCGGTAAGTTCCTGTTCAAAGCAAACAAGTTTATTCACCGACAGATTTAGTAAGTTTCTGCCAAAGATTAATGCTACAAAGCTTATTCTAAGGATTCAAATTGTGATTTTGATTGTGGTCCAGCAACTCTGGTAAAACGTAAGTTTCTGATCCAGAATTAgggattttcattttattttttattgttctgatttggggattttgatttgGTTTATCTTTTCCtgatttggtttattttttgttgttgttctaagTTACTATCATAAAAAAACTCACTGAACAAGCAAAGGAGAAAAGGAAGAAAACCCCCACTTCACTAAACAGGTAATCTTTGTCAGTTATCATTTTGAATTTCAAGTAACATTTGTGTGATTCTACATGTTTTTTGACATTGTCTTTGTGTGTAATATATCGAGATTACTGTTCTTCTGTCTTTATATCATCTATCCAACTTCATGAAAGTGCTTTGTTTTAGCTCTGCATTTTGTTAGTCACCTGACCTTATCCCAATGAGAGAATGTGATGTATCCTTTAGTTATTTTGCTGATGCATGGGAATCAAAAGATTAAATGTAGGCAGAACTGCAGGAAGTGTAAACTTTCTCACTAGTACGAGGGAATGTATACTCATCTTACCTCTTAACATTATTTGATAGATAAGTTTAGGGATCCAAATTTGTGGTTTTATTATATTTCGTCTAGAGCTCAAAAACTTCAAATAATGCAACAACGCATGTTATGTTACTGTTGTACTTTATTCAGAAAATGTTAAGTAGAATAGTAAATTGCACTGAAGTTTGTCTTCATTCATCAATAAATATTTACAAGAACAATAGAGTTAAGTAGGCAATGTTCTCTGTGATGACCAACATCAATTAGCAAGGTACCTCGATGACCAACATCGTTTGCAGATTATTAGGAAAGGCACCTGCATGCCTACTCCCATGGTTTTTCAATTTCCCATTCAGTTAAGATCCCAAGTGGTTTGCAACTACCAGCTCGGTTGCATTTGAGGAATATTTAATGTCGACTTGCTGGGACcccattccatttttgttttgtGCATGCTATCCTTTGTCTATATACTGTATACCTAATAAGTCTGACAATTAGTTGGGAATTTTGGAGGTAGCATTTGCTTAAGAAACCTCTAGCAGTGAAGAGACTTTGAATGTTGATCTAGAGAATCTAGATTTCTTCTTAGATTCCGCCTCCTGTAATTCCCTCttatacagttttaccaagaTTTGGATTCATTTAATTTGGTCATTTAATATAATACCATGACCAGATGTAGCAGCTAATGTATTGATTGATCAAATGTTATCATTACCTGGCCTAGCTTAGGAGTAGGAGTATCTACTGTGTTGATGGATTACCATTTTCTCTTCACTTCTATTAAACATAACCAGGGACACAACCTTTTCAGGGGGCTTTACGTAATCAGTTTCAATGGGGTCTTTACAACCTGCACGGCTTTTCCTATAACATTCTTCTTTTAACTCTTGCTGACCCTGATACAGTTATGATGCTCAAGGCCGATTGCCTAAATAATCATAGAGCAAGTTCCTTCAAGTGTATTAGAGGCTTATGTTTCTGTCTTCTCTATTTCTGCCTACACAGTACTGTTTCCGTTGAAGTGTTGCTGGTAAAACAACTCTCTTGTGGAAAAGCTCTTATATTCTTTCCATTTCTTTTCCGTGTGACAATTGCATCGTTAAACAGTATAAGAGCATCTAAAATGGGAATATGCGCTGTAGCATTTTATGCCGGCAGTGGAATCCCTGTCCAATTTTCATTGTTTAACACTATAAGAGCATTTTATGCAGGCACTGGTTTATGTGGCATATGCGAATATCTGTTTGACTTTTAAAAGCTCCACGAGATTTTATTCTTCCTGTGAGTTTAGGTGGTTGAGTTTTTGCACAGTATAGTCTCTGCATCCACTGCATACCACTGTTATCATTCGTCGTGTATTCATATTTTCAACCCATATAGTTTTTGTGGGGTACTTTGTATTAGTAAATTTAGGTGGATTTTAGAATAGAATGAAATTGTACGTTTTTGTTTTCGTGTATTCATATTTCCAACAGATGATAGAATAGaatgaaattgtaagtgacttaGTTTATTCATGGGAGTCAAACAAAAGTAAACTGTGCTAAAGTTTATCTTCATTCATCACTAAATTTTACAAGAACAATTGAGTTAACTAGGCAGAGTTCTCTATAATGATAACATCAATTAGCAAGGACCATGCAGACTACCACCAGGattcagaatgatggtttcattTGCAAACTATTGAGTTAACTAGGCACTTCATCTTTCCTCTTAACAATTGTGGAAATTGAGAGCTTTCCAGTAGTAGGATAGAGTATGTTTTCATCTTACCTCTTAACAATTTTAGGGATCCAATGTATACTGCAATAACGTATATTGTGTTACTGTTCCACTTTTACAGAAAATGATATTATAATAAGTAGACAATGTTCTCTGTGATGACTAACATCAATTAGCTAGGTGCCTTGCAGGCTACTATCGGGTCTCAGTACAATGATTTCGTTTGCAGACTTTTAGGGGAGGTGCCTCACGTATTTCATGTGCATGCCTAGTTCCACTGTTTTTCAATTTTCCAATTCAGTTAAGATCCCAAGTTGGTTGCCACCACCAGCCCAGTTGCATTTGAGGAACATATAATGTCAAGCATGATTGGTTTGGACACCGTTCTatctttgtttttacttttttgcATGATATCCTTTGTCTATATGTAACCTAATAGTCTGGCAATTAGATGGGAATTTTGGATGTAGCATTTGCTCAAAAAACCTCTAGTAATGAAGATATTTGAAATGTTGATCTAGAGAATTGAGATTCCTTCTTAGAATCTGCCTCCTGTAAATCCATCTTATACAGTTTACCCAAGCGGGAACTTCTCTTTTGATAAGCAAAAACTAGTGGGAACATTCTtatccttgcaaaaaaaaaaaaaaaaaagcaaatccTCCTTTACTCTTCAGATCTACTCATTTAGACCGGAGAAAACCCCAATTCCATGCTCTCAATCTCTGTTTATAAACTTTAAATTTCCTAACATCTCTATAATCTAAATCATCATCTGTGAATCATTACTTCTACAGTTATAAATTATAATTAAGGATTTAGTGGTTAATGTGAGGCATATTAGGGTTTTTATGCCTAAATATTTAGTAGCTATCATGATGTCAATAAATATGATTGGGATCAGGTGACTCTTGTTTTTTGTACATAATCATACACACAGCACTGACATTAGTCTTTGGAACCTGAAGATTGACTTCTGAGTAGTGAGTGTTTCACATACAGTGGCTGAATATGGTTGCCCCTTTCTCAGATAGAAGCATCATTATTATTGTTTTTCATACGACGTAGTTTGTTTGCTTGAAGTATTTCTATAACTTCATGCAAACAGATCAACTGACCTACATAGTGTTCTGTCATCACCAGTCATTTTGTATCTATTCGGTAAAGGATCTTTTCCTCGGTAAAGGTGATAAAGTTTGTTACATGTACTGGAAAAGTAGTTAAACCTACCAAATGTCATCACAAATGTCAAATGACGAGGAGAATCCCAAAGCTGGTGAAGCACGGAAAAGCAAAGAAACCTCTTTGCCATGCTTGGAAACCCAAGCAACCTTGTATGAGCGCTTGCTTCAGCAGGCATCTATATATGGTATAGCTGCTGGATACTGCCTTTCAGCATCCCTCCTTTCAATCATCAACAAATGGGCTGTGATGAAGTTTCCGTACCCTGGGGCATTGACTGCCTTACAGTACTTCACAAGTGCTGCTGGTGTCCTACTCTTTGGGCAGCTCAAGTTTCTGGAGCATGACCGGCTTGACCTTTGGACAATGTGGAGATTTCTTCCTGCAGCCTTCATATTCTATCTCTCCCTCTTCACAAATAGTGAGCTTCTCCTCCATGCCAATGTTGATACCTTCATTGTTTTCAGGTTAGTCCTTCCAAAACTCTTCAATCACAAGGATGAAAGAGTATATAAGTTATTATTCGAGTTTTATGGTATTTTTACTTAGCATTTGCAGCATCTTCTCCACCCTATTGGTATATGTAGCCTATACAAAACTGCTATCAAAAAACCATCATAAACGCTGGTAGTTGATGCATATATTTTTATCTTCTGCAGATCGGCTGTTCCCATCTTTGTTGCGATAGGTGAAACCCTCTACTTGCATCAACCATGGCCCTCAATGAAGACGTGGATGTCACTTGGTACCATATTTGGTGGAAGTGTTCTGTATGTTCTTACAGATTACCAATTTACATTAACGGCATACAGCTGGGCCCTTGCTTATCTCATCAGTATGTCTATAGACTTTGTATACATCAAGCACGTTGTCATGACCATTGGGCTCAACACATGGGGTCTTGTACTCTACAACAATCTCGAAGCCTTCCTCTTGTTCCCGTTTGAGCTGTTTATAATGGGGGAACTGAAAAAGATAAAGCATGAAATTACAGATGAGTCAGATTGGTATTCGTTTGCTGTTATACTTCCAGTAGGTTTATCATGTTTGTTCGGTTTGGCCATTTCTTTCTTTGGGTTTTCTTGTCGGAGGGCAATATCCGCAACAGGGTTCACCGTGTTAGGAATAGTGAACAAACTTTTAACAGTTGTGATTAATCTGCTCATATGGGATAAGCATTCAACGTTGGTCGGTACACTGGGGCTTCTAATATGTATGGGAGGTGGAGTTCTTTACCAGCAATCTACCAGTAAGAAGCCAAACGATGTAAAAGAACAGACTAAATCACAAGgaagtgaagaagaacaagaaaagcTTATTGAATTGCAGAAGAATGTAAATGAAACCAATACTGTTGAAAAGGAGGTTGTCGGATCAAGAAGTTAGACAAGAGGGGTGGTAAGTGGTAACTATTCTTTTCTATTCttttaaaattttggtttttgattgaattcCCTAAATTGCAATGTCAAATGAATGTCAAAATCTTCTTGATGTGTTTAATTGTATGTGTTTAGTTGGTACACACCGGGGTGGATATTttgttctctctcttttttttttttcttttttttttctttcaggaGATCTGCTTTTGGGACATAGATTTACACTGTAACCAAAATCTACTCCATGTCATCCAAATTTCTTGGATGATCCAACTGCCTTGTTGCCCAAAATACTTTTATAAGGCGCTCGTGGTTCACGGTCTGTCTTATTAAATCGTCGCTTACATGACAGAAAGAAATATGATTTGGCGCCAATTAGTTGCATTAGCTCAGGTCAACGAATGTATAGTCATGCTCGTGCTCCCATCTTCCAGTTACACAATAAGGCATTGTATTACACCAAGTcattataactttttttttttgcgtaaCTGAATGTTTTTTACCGTCATGATTTGAGGAAACTTTCTCTATACATACTCCATTTTCTGCATTAGTATCCACAAAATCATCATCACTTCAACATTTGGTATCACACTTTATAAGTTATGGCGAGTTTATACCCTTTTCTTAAGCAGCATTTGTACGAGAAGATCTttgtcttctttctttctttctttttttccaggagggaggatccatggacaacCTTATATGGACACTATCTATACAAGACTgaaaaaataatttttagaatACAAATGACAATGAGTTTCAACCCAGTTTTTggtgatatgttcctcttattaaAAATTTGATATATCAAATCTCACCATCTACAGATTTTAATTTTGACTGTTAATTTTCAACGGTTGATTTTCAAAatagtagatggtggtgttatacgtctcgGATTGTGTTCAATTTTTGTAGGAATCTAAAGTTTAATAAGAGGAACGTATCATTAAGATATTAGGTTTAAATTCATTGTCATTTGGACTCTAAAGAAAAATTGGTTCAATCTTGTATGGATAGTGTTCATATAAAATTGTTCatggatcttttttttttctttcaaattctctatataaaaatagagttttttcttGTGGTTAACCGTAGCTTCTGGTTaattctggccccaccattttaatttattttgataattttataAATATTCGGGTAAAAAAATCCATGAAAATATCTTTTGGGCTATAGTATATTTTCTGGACAATCATATTCAAgaaaaatatttcataaattaACTAAATCTTAAGAAATCCTATAAATTACCAAATTAATTCAAAAGAAatcatttgaaaatcataattaaatcctAACATTAAAACatacaaataaataattaaataaaatcatGTTTATACCATTCATTATGATTAAACAATAAACATTAAATTATGCATCATGATTATCATCACATAATTAATCAAtcggaaaattaaaaaaaaaaagaaaaagaaaaagaaaatgtctAATGTCCCACAACAATGTCCAATTACATTTCTTAAAATTAAATTAATTCCTAGTTACAATTCGAAGTTGCTGCTAATAATTAAACAAATTTTAATATGGGATGAAAATAGAAAATTATCCATCAAATTTAGATAATCAGTGATTAAAACTTAAAACAAAAATACATGTTGATGATCAAAGTGTACTTCCTCAGCAGAAAAATCGGCAAATCCTGTCAAATagttgaaaaccaaaattattaaaagaaaaagCAAAACCATAAAAATCAATCATGgtcaaagaaaaacaagaaaatatagaGGAATATAAAATTCGTGGGAAGATTAGCAAAACGAATTGTGAGAAGAATAGAAAGATGAGTTTCAATAATTTTTGTTAGTATTATTCattccaaaaaattaaaaaaaaaaacaaaagtaattATTGTCCCTAAACATGCACGATATATTTAGtacttattatttatttttaacaaaataatatacaaaaagaataaatagtatatattttcattattatttttatgtggattttggaataaatatttttattatataaaagcTTTTGATATTTTAGACATGGATTAATATTGTTTTTATAGCAAAGTCTTTATTTTATGAAAGTTATGGTTATGGTGTCTCTATATAAAGCATTTTCTATAGAGTAAGTAAACAAATATAAAGAGCATTTCTATTCTTAGACGTCCAGTAGACTGCTCGATATTTTTTTCgtcaaacaaaattaaaaaattaccAAAATTTCTTTGACTAATATTATTACTAAAATAATATTTATTTATGGAATTTGTGGGTTGGGTGTATCCTTATATATAAAAAGCATTCAAGAAAATGTGAAATCCTGTTTTCCCCGTTTCTTTTAAGATTTTTCCATTCTTGCATACGGTTCCCTCTGATCTATTTTCATTGTTCTTCGTTGTGCAGGTACGGTCGAACCTCTCAATCATGTACCTGTTTTCGTTCAATCAATATCAAGGTACCCCTAAACTCATTCTGCGAATATAAATATAATCAAGTAGTGAATTTTCTATGTTTAATCATGATAATCATATCAACAACGTAATATCACAATTTTGATTTAAAATGTTTTTTCTATTAATTTTCTTAGTAATGCAGATGATAATTATcattgtttttggtttttatatttttattatattttctttGTACAATTGATTTTTATGTAGTTGCAGCTTCGGTAAGAGAATGATATCTTTTTTTATCGGTGGTAAGAGAATAATATCAACATTGTCTCGATtttgttatttgatttttattttctctatttatatattttttttttgtatgatgCAGGGAAGTCAATCTCACAAGTAGTTGTGGAAGCAACAATCATCAAGTTCATGTAGTTGATATTTGTGGCGGAGAAGAAAATAGGTGGTAGTCTCGTAGTCCCCCCTTTCCCCCCCTAACTTTCAGTTTTTCTTAGACAAAGTTTGAACAAATTATATAATTTAGGAATCAATTTTCTGGAGAGattttaaaataaattttggcCTTCCTATTTGTATTGTACTTAGTCATACAACTCATAGATCCAAATAGATTGTTccacaaaaataacaatcgaaatatcCATTTTAATTATATGTTCTCTTATGTTTGTTGGGTTGGTTGTTTTGTTTGCACTTCGAGGATTCACGGGAGGCCAAAGAAGTAATcaggtcaaagaagcagttcgaTTATCACCGCCACTTAACGGTAATCCAGtctttcttatatattttttttaatttttattcgtATAGCATTAGCCGACGGGTTGAATGTTGTTTGGTTATTCCTTTAGATTGAACTTTCCCATGGGGTAAAAGGAAATTATCTTCATTTGATCTCCACTCTTaatatcaactttttttagaaTCAATACGTGGTTTTGATCCTCACTTGATGTCTTGCCAGTCTCTATCTCTcactttttccattttttttatagTCTCGGTTCGTAGATTACGTGCTTTTGCTTAATAGCAAGATTTAAAGGTTCATATTAATTTCCAGGATTTCTGATTGCCAAATTCACAATCCCGCTCCTGGCACAGCTATAAACACTTTCCAAGATTTTTTTGGGGTATTTTTATCTATTCGATTAACTATGTTTTCCAAATGATGTTTTAGTTTGACGTTGCAAATTAATTTCCATGATTGTATAAGCCGTTTAGCTTATAGGTTTAAGGTTATATTATAGTTGGATTT
This portion of the Papaver somniferum cultivar HN1 chromosome 11, ASM357369v1, whole genome shotgun sequence genome encodes:
- the LOC113320714 gene encoding uncharacterized protein LOC113320714, which encodes MDSFDFLHPQLYKKKGNAYEASNDNNCGVTEEYDPKGKAPIVDVPSDADSDDTSSGSDSEDDERTLSVQVLAEDDGNETVWFNRYKKVWGAHVEAAQRLTEFDDDTGNTEQFVDVDTMFVCFLVAVIATVTIWLIL
- the LOC113322538 gene encoding GDP-mannose transporter GONST3-like, producing MSSQMSNDEENPKAGEARKSKETSLPCLETQATLYERLLQQASIYGIAAGYCLSASLLSIINKWAVMKFPYPGALTALQYFTSAAGVLLFGQLKFLEHDRLDLWTMWRFLPAAFIFYLSLFTNSELLLHANVDTFIVFRSAVPIFVAIGETLYLHQPWPSMKTWMSLGTIFGGSVLYVLTDYQFTLTAYSWALAYLISMSIDFVYIKHVVMTIGLNTWGLVLYNNLEAFLLFPFELFIMGELKKIKHEITDESDWYSFAVILPVGLSCLFGLAISFFGFSCRRAISATGFTVLGIVNKLLTVVINLLIWDKHSTLVGTLGLLICMGGGVLYQQSTSKKPNDVKEQTKSQGSEEEQEKLIELQKNVNETNTVEKEVVGSRS